In Paralcaligenes sp. KSB-10, the following are encoded in one genomic region:
- a CDS encoding class I SAM-dependent methyltransferase, whose protein sequence is MDGKIEAHNERPATVWGSGGDAYNEISHQIASALDHCVLRINPQPNERILDLATGTGWTSRLLARRGAKVTGADIATDLLAAAKARAKAENFEITYQIGDAEKLPFADGSFDAVVSTFGVMFASHPEAAAAEMARVCRKGGRLGLATWTPDGNVYKMFVVMRPYMPTPANPAPPSPFAWGNRDRVQERLGSSFDLKFEEGITTYYDQDGKAAWHAFSTGYGPTKALANSLDDARRAQLQSDFAAFHDEFATDIGIAVPREYLLTIGTRH, encoded by the coding sequence ATGGACGGAAAAATAGAAGCACATAATGAACGCCCCGCAACCGTGTGGGGATCCGGCGGAGACGCCTATAACGAAATCAGCCATCAGATCGCCAGCGCGCTCGATCACTGTGTACTCAGAATCAATCCACAGCCAAACGAACGCATTCTGGATTTGGCCACAGGTACCGGATGGACATCGCGCCTGCTGGCACGCCGCGGGGCGAAGGTTACCGGCGCCGACATCGCCACCGACCTCCTCGCTGCCGCCAAAGCGCGAGCAAAAGCCGAGAACTTCGAGATCACCTACCAAATCGGCGATGCGGAAAAACTCCCTTTTGCGGATGGCAGTTTCGACGCCGTCGTTTCGACCTTTGGCGTAATGTTCGCAAGCCATCCGGAAGCGGCGGCGGCCGAGATGGCCCGGGTCTGTCGCAAAGGCGGACGTCTCGGCCTGGCGACCTGGACGCCGGACGGCAATGTCTACAAGATGTTCGTGGTGATGCGGCCCTACATGCCTACGCCGGCGAATCCCGCGCCACCATCCCCATTCGCCTGGGGAAACCGCGATCGCGTCCAGGAGAGGCTGGGTTCCAGTTTCGACCTGAAATTCGAAGAAGGCATCACGACCTACTACGATCAGGACGGCAAGGCCGCGTGGCACGCATTCTCCACCGGATACGGGCCTACCAAGGCCTTGGCCAACAGTCTGGACGATGCCCGGCGGGCGCAACTCCAGAGCGACTTCGCCGCCTTCCACGACGAATTCGCCACGGACATAGGCATCGCCGTCCCCCGCGAATACCTGCTCACGATCGGCACGCGGCATTAG
- a CDS encoding dihydrofolate reductase family protein, translating to MTRVRVDGFTISLDGYGAGPNQDIDNPLGVGGTELHQWLVPTRTFQRVLFGKDGGTTGVDDDFAARSFQNVGAWILGRNMFGPIRGDWPDSNWKGWWGDNPPYHVPAFILTHHARPPIEMEGGTTFHFITGGIREALDRAREAAAGMDVRIGGGPGTVRQYLREGLIDELHIAISPVLLGRGESLFEGLDLRALGYECVESVASEKATHVVLRRQGRRGA from the coding sequence ATGACACGAGTTCGCGTTGACGGCTTCACCATTTCGCTTGACGGATACGGGGCAGGCCCAAATCAAGACATCGACAATCCGCTCGGCGTTGGCGGGACGGAACTGCACCAGTGGCTAGTCCCAACACGCACGTTCCAGAGGGTCTTGTTCGGCAAGGACGGCGGTACGACCGGAGTTGACGATGATTTCGCCGCCCGTAGCTTTCAGAATGTTGGGGCCTGGATTCTTGGAAGGAACATGTTCGGGCCCATTCGTGGGGACTGGCCGGACTCCAACTGGAAAGGCTGGTGGGGAGACAATCCACCGTATCACGTGCCAGCCTTCATTTTGACCCATCATGCGCGCCCACCCATCGAGATGGAAGGCGGCACGACGTTCCACTTCATAACAGGCGGCATTCGCGAGGCGCTAGACCGTGCACGCGAAGCCGCTGCCGGCATGGACGTACGGATCGGCGGTGGGCCGGGCACAGTACGGCAGTATCTGCGTGAGGGCCTCATTGATGAGCTGCATATTGCTATCTCGCCGGTCCTGCTCGGCCGGGGAGAATCGCTGTTCGAAGGGCTTGACTTGCGGGCTCTGGGATACGAATGCGTTGAATCCGTAGCGTCGGAGAAGGCCACGCATGTCGTCCTGCGGCGCCAAGGGCGCAGGGGCGCCTGA
- a CDS encoding SDR family NAD(P)-dependent oxidoreductase, with protein sequence MNSSSPVALVTGSTSGIGAAIARRLSNEGFAIVLHSRSSVDAGHALAGEFAKGAYVQADLANEADRERLVREAIAVWGRLDVLVNNAGVSRVIPHADILAATPDVWQELHEVNVVAPFRLVAHAESALRDAAARGKPGCVVNVSSHAGVRPKGASIPYAATKAALNHVTRLLALSLAPHIRVNAVAPGLVDTPMTADWTQAQQLWKERAPMRRAASPEDIAQAVAMLVASDYLTGEILLSDGGLNLT encoded by the coding sequence ATGAACTCTTCGTCTCCTGTTGCCCTTGTCACCGGCTCTACTTCCGGTATCGGCGCCGCCATTGCTCGACGGCTATCAAACGAGGGATTCGCTATCGTCTTGCATTCGCGCAGCTCGGTCGATGCAGGGCATGCGTTGGCCGGCGAGTTCGCCAAGGGGGCGTATGTGCAAGCCGACCTGGCTAATGAGGCGGACCGGGAGAGGCTTGTACGCGAAGCAATTGCCGTGTGGGGGCGACTCGACGTGCTGGTCAATAACGCCGGCGTCAGTCGCGTAATTCCGCATGCGGATATCTTGGCGGCCACGCCGGATGTATGGCAGGAACTGCATGAAGTCAATGTCGTTGCCCCATTTCGTTTGGTAGCGCATGCGGAATCCGCGCTCCGTGATGCTGCCGCGCGGGGCAAGCCTGGGTGTGTCGTTAATGTTAGTTCGCATGCTGGCGTCCGACCAAAGGGTGCATCCATTCCTTACGCAGCGACCAAGGCCGCGCTAAACCATGTGACCCGCTTGCTTGCTCTTTCGCTTGCCCCGCATATCCGAGTGAACGCCGTCGCACCAGGCCTGGTAGATACGCCTATGACGGCGGACTGGACGCAGGCACAGCAACTTTGGAAAGAACGGGCGCCTATGCGTCGGGCGGCTAGTCCAGAAGACATTGCCCAGGCTGTTGCAATGCTGGTCGCCTCGGACTATTTGACGGGCGAAATTCTACTGTCGGATGGTGGCTTGAACCTCACCTAG
- a CDS encoding type II toxin-antitoxin system HigA family antitoxin, with protein MEIRPIHTDADYKATLKEVSRLMESDPEPGTPEGDRLDVLATLVQSYEAKNYPIDLPDPIEAIKFRMEQAGLTAKDLEPMIGQRNRVYEILNRKRALTLPMIWKLHRQLGIPAESLIRPTSHA; from the coding sequence ATGGAAATCCGTCCCATCCATACCGATGCCGACTACAAGGCCACCCTAAAAGAAGTTTCTCGTCTCATGGAAAGCGACCCAGAGCCAGGGACGCCAGAAGGCGACCGCCTTGATGTGCTTGCTACCCTAGTGCAATCCTATGAAGCAAAGAACTATCCAATTGACTTGCCCGACCCCATTGAGGCCATCAAGTTTCGGATGGAGCAGGCAGGCCTCACCGCCAAAGATCTGGAACCGATGATTGGCCAGCGTAATCGCGTCTACGAAATACTGAACCGCAAACGCGCCTTAACGCTCCCGATGATCTGGAAGCTGCACCGGCAGCTTGGCATTCCGGCCGAAAGCCTCATCAGGCCCACCTCGCACGCATGA
- a CDS encoding aldehyde dehydrogenase (NADP(+)): MNITGAMLIGAEDVFGSNKEIRAINPATNETLEPGFKGGNAQDVDRACRLAQRAFASYRETTLEQRAVFLEEIAEQIMALGDDLITRAHQESGLPLGRLQGERGRTVGQLRLFASVVRAGRWLDARVDNAQPNRTPMPRSDIRLRYIPLGPVAVFGASNFPLAFSVAGGDTASALAAGAPVIVKAHSAHPGTSELVGRAVRKAVQQCGLDEGVFSLLFGAGSDVGQGLAAHPIIKAVAFTGSRNGGVALMHTAAARPEPIPVYAEMSSINPVFLMPAALKAQPEKIAQGFVASLLMGAGQFCTNPGLVIGLASPELDTFVQASKDAVAQSATATMLTPGIHSAYQKGVEQLSHHADIEVLARGQASNAPNQCQSALLRTTADAFLKDPHGLGMEVFGSSSLVIECRDAAQMLAIVEALEGQLTATLQIKEGEDQALLSTLIPALELKVGRILANGYPTGVEVCHAMVHGGPFPATSDSRSTSVGTAAIYRFLRPVSYQDIPDALLPEALKAANPWSIPRLED, translated from the coding sequence GTGAATATTACGGGTGCTATGCTGATCGGCGCCGAAGATGTCTTCGGTTCCAACAAAGAAATCAGGGCCATCAATCCGGCCACCAACGAAACTCTGGAGCCGGGCTTCAAGGGCGGCAACGCCCAGGACGTCGATCGTGCCTGCCGCCTGGCGCAGCGCGCCTTTGCCAGCTACCGCGAAACCACGCTCGAGCAACGCGCCGTGTTTCTCGAAGAGATTGCCGAACAGATCATGGCGCTGGGCGATGATCTGATCACCCGCGCTCACCAGGAATCCGGCCTGCCCCTGGGCCGTCTGCAGGGCGAGCGCGGACGCACCGTCGGCCAGTTGCGCCTGTTCGCCTCGGTTGTGCGTGCCGGCCGCTGGCTCGATGCGCGCGTCGACAACGCCCAGCCCAATCGCACGCCCATGCCGCGCAGCGATATCCGCCTGCGCTACATTCCGCTGGGACCGGTCGCCGTCTTTGGCGCCAGCAACTTTCCGCTGGCCTTTTCCGTGGCCGGCGGCGACACCGCGTCGGCGCTTGCCGCCGGCGCGCCGGTCATTGTGAAGGCTCATTCGGCCCATCCCGGCACCTCCGAACTGGTTGGCCGCGCGGTGCGCAAGGCCGTGCAGCAATGCGGCCTGGACGAAGGTGTGTTTTCGCTGTTGTTCGGCGCTGGCAGCGATGTCGGGCAAGGCCTGGCTGCGCACCCCATTATCAAGGCGGTTGCCTTTACCGGTTCGCGCAATGGTGGCGTAGCGCTGATGCATACGGCAGCGGCTCGCCCAGAACCTATTCCGGTATACGCCGAAATGAGCAGCATCAACCCTGTGTTCCTGATGCCCGCCGCGCTCAAGGCTCAGCCGGAAAAAATCGCGCAAGGCTTCGTGGCCTCGCTGCTCATGGGAGCCGGCCAGTTCTGCACCAACCCCGGTCTGGTCATAGGCCTGGCCTCGCCTGAACTGGATACGTTCGTACAAGCCAGCAAAGACGCTGTCGCCCAAAGCGCCACCGCCACCATGCTGACTCCGGGCATCCATAGCGCCTATCAAAAGGGTGTGGAGCAGCTTAGCCATCATGCCGACATTGAAGTGTTGGCCCGCGGCCAAGCTTCCAATGCGCCCAATCAGTGCCAATCGGCTCTGTTGCGCACAACGGCCGACGCTTTCCTGAAAGACCCGCACGGACTGGGCATGGAGGTGTTCGGCTCGAGTTCGCTGGTCATCGAATGCCGCGACGCCGCGCAAATGCTGGCCATCGTCGAAGCCCTCGAGGGCCAGTTGACCGCCACATTGCAGATCAAGGAAGGCGAAGACCAAGCACTGCTGTCCACACTGATCCCCGCCCTGGAGCTCAAGGTAGGCCGTATTCTGGCGAATGGCTATCCCACCGGAGTTGAAGTCTGCCACGCCATGGTGCACGGGGGCCCATTCCCCGCGACGTCGGACAGCCGCAGCACGTCGGTTGGAACCGCCGCCATCTATCGCTTCCTGCGTCCTGTGTCTTATCAGGATATTCCGGACGCATTGCTTCCCGAAGCCTTGAAGGCCGCGAATCCATGGAGCATTCCGCGCCTGGAAGATTGA
- a CDS encoding autotransporter domain-containing protein, translated as MTIQRVSVLPLEESGIHVVGAGNGPWQGLPVCRYLWSLVAAVGVSCMGLGDLAVAAPLAETEHKRQHDPLSAVLWSPPPDGWEIIENEAQWGSPDAPFVFSGGALHVGGSFQSNREVRIGERAVINTLADTALHLNGPIGNVWPSREGLAKLGAGTLVLSGANTYAGNTLLLQGTLHVAGNSALGGDYRTLNANTGTVLSYAPGITLLNTLQLQAMDISREVPAGSYADVVPADYADSVQMTVDSGEAIQAGTLAGAAPLVKQGAGRLRISADAMAYFGAATVNQGTLAVDRFFSGSVRVNRGARLQGVGSVGSATIMDGGTLAAGNSLGTLAVQGDLVFKPNARFEVEATPQGAADFVQVGGKALLDGDVIALAEAGDWQTSTHYPILRAEQGLDNSRFASVQSNFAFLTPSLSYDDKQVHLTLTRNDTAFDEVAETPTQEQVADAVEDEAAGGDGSAGPALYDKVVVLDEPQARSAFQQLSGSWAASLQSSLIDDSRFVREAVLEHASPFGPGLPFDESRSVRQAARHADSPQAVGHTSRVLPDALPAQSDRPRFWSQAYYSSADRAAQSGTPADQRSIQGLVLGLGAPVNADWAVGGFFGAQQSHVWRGQSMANARIHSTHLGLNLAGRWRGSVLALGAAHSRHGVESRRKVAVAGLHDDLQSRYQAGGTQIFGEVAWPISLPSAGAATSARISPLSAGTDFMDRGDSSDRLQSPSSHSPATKSPSTLAPFVRLAWVRTHIDGFTEQGGAAALDVLPARPSALFTTLGLRLTHEIETAVGAARIRGLLAWRHASGAVRSFSHQSFRDAARHAVFESEGQALARQAWQFELGVQARLARNVSLGVAYAGQFARRLQDHGARLNLVWAF; from the coding sequence ATGACGATTCAAAGAGTATCGGTGTTGCCGTTGGAAGAAAGTGGGATTCATGTGGTCGGCGCGGGCAATGGGCCGTGGCAAGGGTTGCCGGTTTGCAGGTATTTGTGGAGTTTAGTGGCGGCCGTGGGGGTTTCTTGCATGGGTCTGGGCGATTTGGCGGTGGCCGCGCCGCTGGCCGAAACTGAGCACAAGCGGCAGCACGATCCTTTGTCGGCGGTGTTGTGGTCGCCGCCGCCGGATGGCTGGGAAATTATCGAGAACGAGGCGCAATGGGGTTCCCCCGATGCGCCTTTTGTGTTTTCTGGGGGTGCGTTGCATGTGGGCGGATCGTTTCAGTCGAACCGCGAAGTGCGGATCGGCGAACGGGCTGTTATCAATACCTTGGCGGATACGGCCCTGCATTTGAACGGCCCCATCGGCAATGTATGGCCGTCGCGCGAGGGTCTGGCCAAGCTGGGGGCCGGCACACTGGTTTTGTCGGGAGCCAACACCTATGCCGGCAATACCTTGCTGCTGCAAGGCACGCTGCATGTAGCCGGCAACAGCGCTTTGGGAGGCGACTACCGGACGCTGAACGCCAATACGGGCACGGTCCTGAGTTATGCGCCGGGCATCACGCTGCTGAATACGCTGCAGTTGCAGGCGATGGATATCAGCCGGGAAGTGCCGGCGGGTTCGTACGCTGATGTCGTGCCGGCCGATTATGCCGATAGCGTGCAAATGACGGTCGATAGCGGCGAGGCTATCCAGGCGGGCACTTTGGCCGGCGCGGCGCCGCTGGTGAAGCAGGGGGCGGGACGCTTGCGGATCAGTGCCGATGCCATGGCGTATTTCGGCGCGGCGACGGTGAATCAGGGTACGCTGGCGGTGGATCGATTTTTTTCGGGATCGGTGCGGGTGAATCGGGGCGCGCGCTTGCAAGGCGTGGGCTCGGTCGGGTCGGCGACGATCATGGACGGCGGCACGCTGGCCGCGGGCAACAGCCTAGGCACGCTGGCGGTACAGGGCGACCTGGTGTTCAAGCCCAATGCGCGGTTCGAGGTCGAGGCAACGCCGCAGGGCGCCGCGGACTTTGTGCAGGTCGGCGGCAAGGCCTTGCTGGATGGCGATGTAATTGCCCTGGCCGAAGCGGGCGATTGGCAAACCAGCACCCACTATCCGATCTTGCGCGCCGAACAGGGACTGGACAATAGTCGCTTCGCATCGGTGCAAAGCAATTTTGCATTTTTGACGCCGTCCTTGAGCTATGACGACAAGCAGGTGCACCTGACTCTGACCCGCAACGATACGGCGTTCGACGAGGTGGCGGAAACGCCCACGCAAGAGCAGGTGGCCGATGCTGTCGAAGACGAGGCGGCGGGAGGGGATGGATCGGCAGGGCCGGCGCTTTACGATAAAGTGGTGGTGCTGGATGAGCCTCAGGCCCGATCGGCATTTCAGCAATTGTCGGGTAGCTGGGCCGCGTCGCTGCAATCCAGCTTGATCGACGATAGCCGTTTCGTGCGAGAGGCTGTGCTTGAGCACGCAAGCCCGTTCGGGCCAGGCTTGCCTTTTGATGAAAGCCGCTCGGTTCGACAGGCAGCGCGTCATGCCGATAGTCCGCAAGCGGTCGGCCATACTTCCCGCGTCTTGCCGGATGCATTGCCTGCTCAATCGGATCGGCCCCGGTTTTGGAGCCAGGCATATTATTCCTCGGCCGATCGAGCCGCTCAATCGGGAACGCCGGCCGATCAGCGCAGTATCCAGGGCCTGGTGCTGGGGCTTGGTGCGCCGGTCAATGCCGACTGGGCCGTGGGCGGTTTCTTTGGCGCCCAGCAAAGCCATGTATGGCGCGGCCAATCCATGGCCAATGCCCGGATTCACAGCACGCACCTTGGCCTGAACCTGGCCGGCCGCTGGCGGGGCAGCGTGCTTGCGCTGGGCGCCGCGCATTCCCGGCATGGCGTGGAAAGCCGTCGAAAGGTCGCTGTGGCCGGCCTGCACGATGATCTGCAAAGCCGCTATCAAGCCGGCGGCACGCAAATCTTCGGGGAAGTGGCCTGGCCGATATCGTTGCCGTCGGCGGGCGCGGCAACATCGGCTCGGATATCCCCGCTCTCCGCGGGCACGGATTTCATGGATAGGGGCGACTCCAGTGATCGCCTGCAATCCCCGTCATCGCATTCACCTGCAACGAAATCCCCATCGACTCTTGCGCCCTTCGTGCGCCTGGCCTGGGTGCGAACCCATATCGACGGCTTTACCGAACAGGGCGGTGCGGCAGCGCTCGATGTTTTGCCTGCCCGCCCGTCGGCGCTATTTACCACGCTGGGATTAAGGCTGACGCACGAAATTGAAACGGCCGTGGGCGCCGCCAGGATCCGGGGCTTGCTGGCCTGGCGCCACGCCAGCGGTGCCGTGCGCTCTTTTTCCCATCAAAGTTTCAGGGACGCCGCTCGGCATGCGGTCTTTGAGTCCGAAGGCCAAGCTTTGGCGCGCCAGGCCTGGCAATTCGAACTGGGTGTGCAGGCCAGACTTGCCAGGAATGTGAGCCTGGGCGTTGCCTACGCCGGCCAATTCGCCCGCCGCCTGCAAGACCACGGCGCGCGTTTGAATTTGGTGTGGGCATTCTAG
- the uxuA gene encoding mannonate dehydratase: protein MEQTWRWFGPSDPIPLNHIRQAGATGIVTALHHVPAGIAWPESEIAKRKATIEAAGMRWSVVESIPVPESIKLRTGSFESDIQAWKASLTQCGRAGIRTVCYNFMPIVDWTRTDLMWQRPSTGYALRFDINDFAVYDIFILQRPKARDSFSDEIVLEAEKRFARLGDADAERLEKTIIAGLPGADFSYDRAGLKRLIAQYDDISPDDLARNLTLFLEEVAPVAQAEGVQLGIHPDDPPMSLFGLPRIVSTQDDLRRLLDAVPIAANGLTLCVGSLGVRAGNVLVDMVKAFADRIHFAHLRDVTYEANGSFFEDEHLDGSSDMIGVVACLLKEERRRREQGHAQIEIPFRPDHGHLLGDDINKKTNPGYSYIGRLKGLAELRGVIRTLEYMEVARR from the coding sequence ATGGAACAAACCTGGCGCTGGTTCGGCCCAAGCGACCCTATCCCTTTGAATCATATTCGCCAGGCCGGCGCGACGGGCATCGTGACGGCCCTGCACCATGTGCCCGCCGGCATTGCCTGGCCTGAATCCGAAATTGCCAAGCGCAAGGCCACGATTGAAGCGGCGGGAATGCGCTGGTCGGTGGTCGAGAGCATTCCCGTGCCGGAATCGATCAAGCTGCGCACGGGTAGTTTCGAGTCGGATATCCAGGCCTGGAAGGCCTCGCTGACGCAATGCGGCCGGGCGGGCATACGCACCGTTTGCTACAACTTCATGCCGATTGTCGACTGGACCCGCACCGACCTGATGTGGCAGCGGCCTTCCACAGGCTATGCCCTGCGCTTCGATATCAACGATTTCGCGGTCTACGATATTTTCATTTTGCAGCGCCCGAAGGCGCGCGACAGTTTCAGCGATGAGATTGTGCTCGAGGCCGAAAAGCGTTTCGCGCGCCTGGGCGATGCCGACGCCGAGCGGCTGGAGAAAACCATTATCGCCGGCTTGCCGGGCGCGGATTTTTCGTACGATCGAGCGGGCCTGAAGCGCCTGATCGCGCAGTACGACGACATCAGCCCCGACGACCTGGCCCGCAACCTGACGCTGTTCCTGGAAGAGGTCGCGCCAGTCGCCCAGGCCGAAGGCGTGCAGTTGGGCATACATCCCGACGATCCGCCTATGTCTTTGTTCGGCTTGCCGCGCATTGTGTCCACGCAGGACGATTTGCGGCGCTTGCTGGATGCCGTGCCGATTGCGGCCAATGGCCTGACTTTGTGCGTGGGATCTTTAGGCGTGCGGGCCGGCAATGTGCTGGTGGATATGGTGAAGGCGTTCGCCGATCGCATCCATTTCGCGCATTTGCGCGATGTGACCTATGAAGCCAATGGTTCGTTTTTCGAGGACGAGCACCTGGACGGTTCGTCGGACATGATAGGTGTGGTGGCGTGCCTGCTGAAGGAAGAACGCCGCCGCCGTGAGCAGGGCCATGCGCAGATCGAAATCCCGTTCCGCCCGGATCATGGCCATTTGCTGGGTGATGATATCAATAAGAAAACCAATCCGGGGTATTCGTATATAGGCAGGTTGAAAGGACTGGCGGAGTTAAGGGGGGTGATTCGGACCTTGGAGTATATGGAGGTTGCTCGGCGGTAG
- a CDS encoding type II toxin-antitoxin system HigB family toxin, whose amino-acid sequence MRVIAISTLHQFWETHPAAEQAIKAWVDEATQANWAQPADIKIQYRSASVLKNRRVVFNIKGNDYRLIVAIAYRIGIVYVKFIGTHAEYDNIDAETVEME is encoded by the coding sequence ATGCGAGTGATAGCGATCAGCACCTTACATCAGTTCTGGGAAACTCACCCTGCCGCTGAGCAAGCAATTAAAGCCTGGGTGGACGAGGCCACTCAAGCAAACTGGGCCCAACCTGCTGATATCAAGATTCAATATCGTAGCGCCAGCGTTCTGAAAAACCGACGCGTCGTGTTTAACATCAAGGGCAATGACTACCGCCTTATTGTCGCCATTGCTTACCGCATCGGCATTGTCTACGTAAAATTTATCGGCACCCACGCCGAATACGACAATATCGACGCCGAAACCGTAGAAATGGAGTAA
- a CDS encoding type II toxin-antitoxin system CcdA family antitoxin gives MEKISLKKTAPKRATNITLSVDVYNEAKALGINLSQTCERSVREAIRTARAWTAEYSDFIAAHNRLVKEEGLPLDQWRSF, from the coding sequence ATGGAAAAGATCTCTTTAAAGAAGACCGCGCCCAAGCGGGCAACGAACATCACTCTATCTGTCGATGTTTACAATGAAGCCAAAGCCTTGGGCATCAACCTATCGCAGACTTGCGAGCGCAGCGTGCGCGAAGCGATACGCACCGCCCGCGCCTGGACTGCTGAATATTCGGATTTCATTGCGGCCCATAACCGCTTGGTGAAAGAAGAAGGCCTTCCTCTCGATCAATGGCGCTCGTTCTGA
- a CDS encoding ATP-binding protein: MDPYRNPFAPGAGSRPPELAGRDAILKTARISCGRAVKGRSARSVMLLGLRGTGKTVLLNEIGKIAQEEGLLVSKVESPECESLARLLYPEMRKVMRSLSSVQAAKQMADRGLKGLRGFASIFKIDIAGVEIGVESEPGLADSGDLQHDLPDLFNVIGQAAKAAGKGWILLIDEVQYLSVADLSALIVAIHHMSQEGLPVLLVGAGLPQVARLAGEAKSYSERLFLYPAVGALDQPSAIQAVEKPILDEDASIEPTALGIIVDRTRGYPFFLQEWASTTWNNAEGPEITIDDVNQSYAETLASLDAGFFRVRIDRLTKSEIQFVKTMSELGDGPYAMADIAKALGRTQSSLGPTRASIISKGMIYSTDHGYLNFTVPLFAEYMQRQG; the protein is encoded by the coding sequence ATGGATCCATACCGTAATCCTTTTGCCCCAGGCGCAGGAAGTAGACCGCCTGAACTTGCTGGGCGCGATGCAATTCTTAAGACGGCAAGGATTTCATGTGGCCGCGCCGTTAAAGGGCGAAGCGCCCGATCAGTCATGCTCCTCGGGCTGAGGGGGACCGGCAAGACTGTCCTGCTAAATGAAATAGGGAAAATCGCACAGGAAGAAGGCCTTCTTGTCTCCAAGGTGGAGTCTCCGGAATGTGAGAGTCTCGCACGTCTTCTCTATCCTGAAATGCGAAAGGTTATGCGCTCGCTTTCGAGCGTACAGGCCGCTAAGCAGATGGCCGACCGCGGACTGAAGGGTCTTCGAGGTTTTGCGTCGATCTTCAAGATTGACATCGCTGGTGTCGAAATCGGCGTTGAGTCTGAGCCCGGCCTCGCTGATAGTGGGGACCTTCAGCACGATCTTCCAGACCTTTTTAATGTAATCGGTCAAGCAGCAAAAGCCGCAGGCAAAGGATGGATTCTTCTCATCGACGAAGTCCAGTACCTTTCCGTAGCAGATCTATCAGCACTGATCGTTGCCATCCATCATATGTCCCAAGAAGGCCTTCCAGTACTTCTCGTCGGTGCAGGTCTTCCGCAAGTTGCCCGACTCGCGGGCGAAGCAAAGTCCTATTCCGAGCGGCTTTTTCTTTACCCAGCCGTTGGAGCGCTCGATCAGCCGTCCGCTATTCAAGCGGTTGAAAAGCCGATATTAGACGAAGATGCCTCAATCGAACCGACGGCACTCGGCATCATCGTCGATCGTACACGTGGCTATCCCTTCTTCCTACAAGAGTGGGCTTCCACAACCTGGAACAACGCTGAAGGACCAGAAATCACCATTGACGACGTGAACCAATCCTATGCCGAAACTCTCGCTTCACTTGATGCAGGCTTCTTCAGAGTCCGTATCGATCGGCTGACCAAGTCAGAGATTCAGTTCGTGAAAACGATGTCGGAACTGGGTGATGGCCCCTATGCCATGGCAGATATTGCCAAGGCACTGGGGCGAACCCAGTCATCGCTCGGGCCAACTCGGGCCAGCATTATTTCTAAAGGAATGATTTACAGCACAGATCATGGCTATCTGAACTTTACCGTTCCACTCTTCGCAGAATACATGCAGCGCCAGGGATGA
- a CDS encoding 3-hydroxyacyl-CoA dehydrogenase family protein: protein MTQKNLLGAPSSARAVVVGGGTMGADVAVVLLRADCRTCVVEPNRAQHDTIRERIEANLQAIGKPNNLGLLQVANSVDDPDWADVNLMIECVPEVLDIKRTLFKTLADKAPGHVILASNSSSFPISQVGEGLATQERMVGLHFFMPAHIVPLVEVVMGPATDQGVADAMIAFMRRCGSVPILVRKDVPGFIANRLQHALGREAFSLIEEGIATPEDIDAAVRFGFGFRYLAAGPIMQKEHAGLDVHAAAAATIYPSLSNAAVPPPVLADKPKNGTLGMKSGQGFYKWSDADIKTERQRYNRVLRAGLEILADELPEIKP from the coding sequence ATGACGCAGAAAAACTTGCTTGGGGCGCCGTCGAGCGCGCGTGCTGTGGTAGTGGGCGGCGGGACGATGGGGGCGGACGTTGCCGTGGTGTTGCTGCGGGCCGATTGCCGGACGTGTGTGGTCGAGCCGAACCGGGCGCAGCACGACACGATTCGTGAACGGATCGAAGCGAACCTTCAGGCCATAGGCAAGCCGAATAACCTGGGGCTTCTGCAGGTGGCGAATTCCGTCGACGATCCGGATTGGGCCGATGTGAACCTGATGATCGAGTGCGTGCCGGAAGTGCTGGATATCAAGCGCACGCTATTCAAAACCTTGGCCGACAAGGCGCCTGGCCATGTAATTCTGGCCAGCAATAGTTCCAGCTTTCCCATCAGCCAGGTGGGGGAAGGCCTGGCCACGCAGGAACGTATGGTGGGGCTGCATTTTTTCATGCCGGCGCATATCGTTCCGCTGGTGGAAGTCGTCATGGGTCCCGCTACCGATCAGGGCGTGGCCGATGCGATGATCGCCTTCATGCGCCGCTGCGGCTCGGTGCCGATTCTGGTTCGCAAGGATGTGCCCGGGTTCATTGCCAACCGTTTGCAGCATGCCCTGGGGCGCGAGGCGTTTTCCTTGATCGAAGAAGGCATTGCCACGCCGGAAGACATCGATGCCGCGGTGCGTTTCGGTTTTGGCTTCCGCTACCTGGCTGCCGGGCCCATCATGCAGAAGGAACATGCCGGGCTGGACGTTCACGCCGCGGCCGCGGCGACGATTTACCCATCGCTGTCGAATGCGGCCGTGCCGCCGCCGGTCCTGGCCGACAAGCCCAAGAACGGCACCCTGGGCATGAAGTCGGGCCAGGGGTTTTATAAGTGGTCCGATGCCGACATCAAGACTGAAAGGCAGCGCTACAACCGCGTGCTGCGCGCGGGCCTGGAAATATTGGCGGATGAATTGCCGGAAATAAAGCCGTAG